DNA from Terriglobia bacterium:
GTCGTCCACTGCGCTTTTTCACCACGGAAATTGCCTGACGGACTTCACCATAGGCTTCGTAGTAACGCAGGAGAAGGATCGCGTCGGCGAGATAGCTTACATCAACCGGTGACTGCATCGCCGCACCGACTATGCCGGTTTGGGCAAGCACCATGAGAGTAACCACGCCTTGCTGGTTGAGGAACGTGAGCAATTCGTGAAGTTGAATAGTTAGAAAGTCTTCGCCGGGCATGGCCTGGAGAAAACCGTTGAGGCTGTCGATGATGACCATTCGAGCATTACGCTCTTCTACCGCTGAGCGGACGTTTTCGACGAATTCTCCGGGCGACAGAACGGCGGGATCAAGTTGCTGGACCTCGAGCACATTCTCGCGTAAGGGCGCCGACAGGTTGATCTTGAGACCCTGCGCGCGTTCCATGAACGTCTGCTGCGATTCTTCGAAAGTGAAGAAGCAAACGCGCTCGCCGCGATTCGACGTTGCAGCAGCGAATTGCAAAGCAACCGTCGATTTGCCGCAACCGGCAGGACCAACCAGGAGCGTACTAGTGCCGCGATCGATGCCGCCGCCGAGAAGATCATCGAGTTCGCGGACACCACTGGGGACGGGCTCAATTTTGAACTTCTTTCCGTGCTGCGAAGCTTCGAGCCGGGGGAAGACGCGAAGTCCACCTTTGCGGATCACATAATCGTGGAAGCCTTCGCGAACCTGCATGCCGCGCATCTTCGTGGCTTCCAGGCGACGACGGGTCACACCATATTCACGCGCGATCTTCTCCATGGTGATGACGCCGTGGACGATGCTGTGCAATTGCATATCGGCGGAGCGACCGGTGCGGTCGTCCAGAAGGAGCACGGTACAGCGGCGGCCTTCAAAGTGATGCTTGAATGCGAGGATCTGGCGACGATAGATGATGGGCTCGCGGGCCAGCATGCGAAGTTCGGCGAGAGAGTCGATCACGAGGCGGCTGGGATTGATCTTCTCTACTTCGGAGAGAACAGTCTTGGCGGTGTCGGCTAACTCGACATCAGAGGGATGGAACACCGTGTAATGATCGTCGGGGCTGAGCTGGCCGCGCTCGGCAAATAGTTCGTAGATGGGAATCTGGTCAAGGTTCCACCCGTGAGACCGCGCCACTGCCTCGAGTTCCATCTTGGTTTCCGAGAGGGTGACATAGAGCACATTCTCGCCATTGCGAATACCTTCGAAAAGAAACTGAAGAGCGAGCGTCGTCTTGCCCGCGCCGGGGTCACCCTCGAGCAGGTAAAAGTAATTAGCGGGCACTCCGCCATTCATAACCTCGTCAAAGCCGGCTACACCTGTCTTCAGCCGATCGTTATCTGCCATTGTTCCTCTATCTTTGCGGGCCCGAGTTGGCGTGGCTATGCCGAGACCGGGGACCGCTTTCATTCCTATTCTTGGCGCTGCATAAGGGCGCGTCCTGAAAGCCTCACCGGGCGCGTGCTGCCGGAACGTAAGCTCCCGCAGGAAGTGGGCACTCCTCACCCGCTGTTTTGGGGGAAGACCAGACTGGCAAAAATAGATGCGAGTTTGTTTTGAGGAAGTTGCTTACTTAAGCAATCTGGCGTGAACACCCGTCCAGAGCGGAGTCAGCGGACTGCGCGAGGCGACTGTTCACCGCGAAGAAAAGCCCCACCCTGACGAAGGAAGCCAGGATGGGGCCCTAATTAGCCTGCGTTCACGTCTACATCGCCTTCCCCAACTTACTGCACGGTTGCAGTGACTGAGGTTCGGCTGGTTGGCGTGTTGTAGCCGGTCGGAGTTCCGACGTTCACGTGTGTCGTACCGACAGCGACAGCGTGGAAGGTCGCGCTGCCGGCAGACTGGCTCGAAGACAGAGTGACCGGCGTCGTGATGGTTCCCGCCGAGGTGTTGTCGCTTGACATCGGGACCTGGATGCTAATGCCGCCCCGTACCGGTTGCACGACGAGGAAGTTCGAATTGGCGTCAAGCAAGGCGGAGGCGACGCCAACCGGAGTATCGGACCCGGTGATGGCGTTGAAATCAGCCGAGGTAATGATGAACCCGGACGGATTCACCGTGACGTTGATGGTCGTTGTGGCATAGCCGGTGGCAGTCACGGTCAGCGTGGTCGTACCCTGGCTGATGCCCTGGATGTAGAAGTTTGGTGTGGTGCTGCTGATGCTGCTGAAGGTCACGGTTCCGGTGCCGGCGACGGTGGGATCGGTGCTGACGGTAGCGACTGAGGTGGAACTGCTGGCAATCGTCACATCAACCGGGGTTGTCGGTGTCGTGCTGAGTGTGACGGTGTTGGACTGTTGGAGGTCCTTGCCGACGGTGACCTGAGTGTTCGTAGTCAGGCCGGGTAGACCGACGGATGCGGTGATGCTGCCGTAGGTCATGGGCGTGCTGAAGCCTGCGGGGGCAACGGTCGCGAGCGTCGTTTCGCCATCGGCGAGAGCGTGGAATGTGGCGCTGCCCACCGATTGGTTGCTCGCGAACGCAACCGGCGTGGTGATGGTGCCCACAGCCGTGTTGCTGCTGGTAAGGCCGACGGACGCGCTGACGCCACCACGCAGCGGTTGCAGGCCGATGTAGTTAAGCGTCGTTGAGTCGAGCACGGCGGGAGCGATATTGACCGTCTTCGTGTCGTTCACATTCGCGTTGAAGCTCCCGGTATCCATGATGAATCCGGATGGATTAACAGTGACGTGAATGGTGGTGTCGGCATAGCCAGGCGCGCTAACCGTGAGCGTGGTCGAGCCGATGCTGATGCCCTGGATATAGAAGTTGGGCGTGCTTCCTGTGATGTTGTTGAAGGTCAACGAACCGGTGCCGGCGGACGCCGGATCAGTGCTGAGGACGGCGACCGCAGTGGAGTTGCTGGTCACGGTGACCGCGACAGGACTGGCCGGCGCCGTGTTCAGCGTAACCGTGTTCGGCTGTTGCAGATCCTTGCCGATCGTGAACGCGGTCTTGGTGGTCATGCCGGGCAGCCCGACATTCGCCGTGATGGATTGATATTGCGTCGGCGTACTGAAGCCGGACGGGGTCTGGATGGCGACGGTGGTGGTTCCACCCGAGACTGGATGGAAAGTCGAGGTCGCGCTCGCGACGTTCGCAGCAAAGCTGATCGGACTGGTTACAGTCGCGACGCCGGTGTTCGAACTGGTGATTCCGAGATTGACAGGAGCAGCGCCGGGACGAACCCCCTGCGACGTCCCGGTCGGAACCAGGGAGCTGTTGAGAACCGCAGTCGCAAGGGTGACAGTGCTGTCTCCAGTGGAGCCGCTGTTGATGCCTGAGTTGACGATGACGAACCCGGACGGCGCGAGTGTGATCGTTGTCGTGCCGTCGGTAAGGTTAGTCCCGCTGGCCGTGAGGGTAACGGTGCCGCTGGAAGCGAGAGCCTGAACATAGAACTGCGGTAACCCTCGCGTCCCACCATTGACGTGAACCGTGGTAGTGGCTGCGCCCGCCGTTACAGGATCGGACGAGACCACGACCTTGGACGGATCGGAACTGGTGATGGTTACGTCAACGCCGTCGGGACTTGGTGCTGGGTCACCGAGATAGATCGTGTCAACGCCCTGGAGGTCTTTGCCAACCGTGAGCGGGTTCATGGTGACAGTGGCGTTGCCAACATTGACCTTCATCACCTGGAAATTCGCGGGCGTGGTGAAGCCGCTCGGTTCGGTGACGGTGATGTTGGTGGTCCCGGTGGCGAGGGGGTGGAAGGTCAGCGTGGCATACGGTGTTCCGGCGCCGAGAGAGATGGAACTCGTACTGATGGTGCCGACGGTCTTATCGGAATTGGTTAGCTTGATCGTCTGCGAACTCATGCCCCCGCGCAGGGTTTCCGTCCCGAGAACGTTCTTAGTGGTTGGATCCAAGTATGCGGGCAATACGGTGAGCGTGGAGTCAGCGGCAAAGACCGAGGTATTGAGCGTGTCAGACGTGCCGTTTCGGATGATAAAGCCGGAAGGCGCGAGCGTGACCGTCGCGGTCGTGTCGAGATAACCCGAGGCCTTGATGGTCAGCGTCGCCGTACCGGTATCGGTTAGAGCCTGCACGAAGAATGAGGGGCTGGTCTTGGAACCGGCGGCGGCGGTCACCTTAACGGTGTCGCTCCCCTTCGCTGTGGCACTGTTCGAGAGCAGGATTTTCGAGGTGTCAGTGGTCGTGACCGTGATGTCGGTGGATGCGCCAGTGACGACGCCGAAGGTTACGGCGGCGGAGCCTTGCAGGTCCTTGCCAACGGTGATGTTGGGAACAGTCATGCTGTTCACCGTTACATTAACGGTGACTGACCCTGTCGTGTAGCCGCTGGCGGTCCCTGTAATGGTGGTGGATCCGGCGGCCGAAACCGAGGTGACTGTCACCGACGTGGTGGACGAACCCGATGACACTGTGACGCTTGCGGGAACCGTAGCAACACTGGTGTTGCTGCTGGTCAGGTTGACCGTGACTCCACCGGAACCAGCGGTTTGTCCGAGAGTCAAGATGAGGGTTGCCGTGGAATTGCCGTTCATGTCGAGCGGCGAAGGCGAAAAGCTGATATTGGTATTCGGGCCAACCGTGATGTTGACGGTGTCCGGCGTCGAGGTCAGGAGGCCATCGCTGACAACCAGTTCAACGGTGTAGGTGCCCTGAAGGTCAGCTGCAAAAGTTGGCTTCGAGGTGGTTGCACCGGCGAGCGTTGCAGTGGAACCGTTGGGGATCGACGTGAAGCGCCACTGATATGTCAGCCCGTACCCATCGGGATCAGTGGAACCGGTGCCGTCCAGCGTGACCGTGGAGCCGACGCTCGGCGATTGATCTGGCCCTGCATTTGCGACCGGCGCACGGTTCGACGAAGTGATGATGACAGTTCGCGGAGCACTGTCGCTATGGCCATCGTTGACGATCACCTGTGCGATGTAGGTGCCCCGCTTGTCGAGCGTGAAAGACGGCGTTTGCGAGGTGGGATCGTTGAGCGCAGCGGTGCTGCCCAATGGCAGCCCGATCAAAGACCACTTGTAAGTCAGCGAGTAGCCTTCGGGGCTGCTGGAGCCACTCGCGTCGAGGTTGGCCGCGGAGCCTACATTCACGCTCTGGTTGCTTCCGGCGCTGGCCGATGGCGGCGCGTAAACCGTGCTCACGAGAACGGTGGCGGGCGCGCTGGTGACGATTCCGTTGGAGACAAAGAGTTCGGCGACGTAATCGCCCGCAATATCGGCAGTGAAGCTGGGCTTCTGCCCAGTGGAACTGCTGAGCGCGGCGGTGCTGCCGGCGGGTTTGGAGACGAGGGCCCAGGCGTAGCTGAGCGTGCCGCCGCCGGGATCGAAGGAACCGCTGCCGTCAAGTTGAACGGCGCCGCCCACGGTCGCGTGCTGCGGCTTTCCAGCATTGGCGATCGGGGCCACAGGCGAGGTCGAAATTGTGACGGTTGAGGCCGAACTGTAGAAGTGTCCGTCGTTGACCATCAACTGGGCGACGTAGTCACCGGCTTTGTCGGCGACGAAAACCGGGTTGGGTACAGTCGGATCGGAAAGGACGGCCGCGCTGCCGGCAGGCTTGCTGAGTAGCGCCCAATAGAACTGCAGCGCGTTGCCATCAACGTCGGTGGAACCGGAGCCATCGAGTTGAACAGTCGCGCCAGCGGCGACGGTCTGGCCGGGTCCAGCGTTGGCGACGGGGGCGGAGTTCGTGGTGCTGATGGTGACCGTCGAAGGCGCACTGTTCGCGGTGCCGTCGTTGACAATCAACTGCGCGACGTAGGTTCCGGCGACGTCCGCGGTGAACGAGGGCTGAACCGAAGCTGCAGATGAAAGAGTCGCAGTGCTTCCGGAGGGACGCGCGATGAGCGCCCAGCGATAGGAGAGCGCGTTGCCGTTGGCGTCGGTGGAAGCGCTGCCGTCGAGCAGAACGTCGGAACCCGTTGTAACTGTGCGATCACGGCCTGCCGACGCGACAGGCGGAGTGTTCACCGTGCTGACGGTCATGGTCGAAGCAACGCTATTGACCGTGCCGTCATTGACGATCAACTGGACTAGATAAGTTCCGGCCTTGTCGGCAACGAAAGTCGGCCGTATGGAATTCGCGTTCGAAAGTCCGGCGCTGCTGCCGGCGGGAGCGCTCGTGATCGCCCACGAATATGTCAGCGGATCGCCTTCAAAGTCACTTGAAGCGCTGCCGTCGAGATGCGCGGTGGCGCCGACTTGCACGGCCTGGTTACGTCCGGCGTTGGCGATGGGCGCGGAATTTGAAGTGTCGATGTAGACGCGCGAGATGTGGCTGTCAACAATGCCATCGTTGACAATCAGGTCCGCCTGGTAGGTTCCAGCTTTGTCCACCACGAATGTCGGTTGCGGGCTGGTAGTGCTGGAAAGAGCCGCCGAGCTGCCGGAGGGACTGACCAGCGTCCATTTGTAGGTCAGGTGATTGCCGTCGAAGTCGGTTGAATGCGTGCCGTCGAGTTGGATGGTCACGCCGATCTTGGCAGTCTGGTTGAAGCCGGCGTTTGCGACCGGCATGGAATTGACGGTGCTGATGGTCACAATCGCAGGAGCACTGGTGGCCGTCCCATTCCTCACAACGAGTTGGACAAGATAGTTCCCTGCTACGTCGGCGACGAAGCTCGGCGTTGGAGAGCTTGCATTCGAGAGAGTCGCGGTGCTGCCGCTGGGAGCCGATGCCATCGTCCACTGGAAAGTCAGCGGAGATCCATTGCCATCGCTGGAGCCGTAGCCGCTGAGATTCACAGTCGAGCCAACGGCGACGGTCTCATCGAGACCGGCATTAGCGACCGGGGGCTGGTTCGCGGGGCGCGTGACAATGTTCAGCTGAACTGGGTTTGAAGTCCCGCCCTGCGGAGCTGAATTAACGACGGTGACGGCGGGCGTTCCGACGGAAGCAAGATCGGCCGCGGTAATGCTTGCGGTCAGTTGCGATGAACTGATGAAGACGGTAGTGCGGCTGGAACCACCGAGTTGGACGGTTGAGTTGGGAAGGAAGTGACTGCCGTTAACGGTTAGCGTGATGTCTCCGGAGCCGGCATAAACCGTCGTCGGATTGATGCCGGTGAGGACCGGCACAGGAGCATTGATGAGGAAGTTCTGCGCAGTGGAGGTTCCACTGCTTCCCGTCGTGACGGTGATCGGTACAGAGGCCGACGACGCGACGAGCGAAGCCGGGATATCAGCGTTGAGCTGACTGCTGTCGAGGTACGTGGTGGAAATTGCGTTGCCGTTCCAGTTGATCGTCGAAGTCGGGTTGAACCCGGAACCGGTAACGGTGAGCACAAAGCCGGCGCTGCCCGCAGTCACATTGCCGGGGTTCAGCGAAGAAATGGTTGGAGCGGCAGACGAAACAGTGAAGTTGACGGAATTAGACGTGCGGCCGCCATCCGTGACCGTAACTCCAAAGGTACCGGCGGTAGTAAGAGACGATGCCGGGATTGTTGCGCTCACCTGGGTCGGGCTCGTGTAGGTTGTCGTGAGCGCCGTCCCATTGAAGTTGACGACAGAACTCTTGGTAAAGTTCGCCCCCGTAACTGTAATTGTGGTCGCCTGCGAGCCTACGGTGACCTTGGAAACGGAAAGGGAGGCAATGCTGGGCGCGCCACCCGAGCCGGAGCTTTTGCCGCAGCCGGAGATGAAGGCAAGAAGAACGAGAATGACACCCAGAAGAGCGGTACGACGGTAGAGCATAATCCTCCCACGCAGGGATACACCGTTATCGGCGGAACGGGTCGCACCGGCAGACGGTCTATGAAGATAATGAGTTCGGCTGCAGAAGCATTACGGCTGAAGACGAGCGCACGTTTGATGTGCTTGAGCCAAACGCACTCGATCCGTACAGAAACGGACCGTTTACTGCAGGCCGTCCAACATCAAATTTCCAGAATTCAGGAACGTACCTTTTATATCGCAAACCCGGGCCCTAAGTCTTGGTAATTACAATTTTTAACGTCGTTCCACGCTTAGAACCGAATTCGCCACAGAGACACTGAGGCAAAGAGTTTTCTGGGCGGAAACCCACGAATGCCGATTCGCGGGTTTTCGCTTTTGTGACTCTGGGTCTCCGTACTGCGGCTCGCTTGCGGCGAACAAGGCTTCTTCGTTCGGTTGGATTGTCGACTGCCGATGCGAGGACGGCAATCAGAGAAGAACCCTAATCAGGAAGTATGTTGACTATGGGAACACGAAGGTGGAGCTAACGGTAAAACTGAGAAACTCTGCTTTTCGCGCGCATGGAACGCGGAGAACGGACATCTGATGGATCGCTAATTTGCTACTTCCCTTTCATATTGCGATAACGCCGGATTAGCGCATTGGTTGAGCTGTCGTGCTTCAGTGGCGGTTCTTGGGCGGCGGCGAGTTCGGGATAGATGTTTTTCGCGAGCACTTTGCCCAGTTCGACGCCCCACTGATCGAAGGAATCGATGCACCACACCATGCCTTGAGTAAAGACGCTGTGCTCATAGAGGGCGACAAGTTTGCCGAGCGTGGTCGGTGTGAGGCGTTCGGTGAGGATGACGTTCGACGGGCGGTTGCCCTCGAAGGTGCGGTGCGGAACGAGCCAGTCGGGCGTGCCTTCGGCTTTGACCTGGTCCGGCGTTTTGCCGAAGGCGAGCGCTTCGGCCTGCGCGAAGATGTTGGCCATCAACAGGTCATGGTGTTCCCCGAGCGGGTTGAGCGATTGTGCGAAGCCGATGAAGTCGCACGGAATAAGGCGCGTGCCCTGGTGAATGAGCTGGTAGAACGAGTGCTGCCCGTTGGTGCCCGGCTCTCCCCAATAGATCGCTCCGGTTTCGTACGTGACGCGGGCGCCGCCCCGGGTGACGTGCTTGCCATTACTCTCCATCGTTAATTGCTGCAAGTAAGCGGGGAAACGCTTGAGGTACTGGTCGTACGGGAGGACCGCGACTGTCTCAGAGCCGAAGAAATCGCTGTACCAGACCGCGAGCAGGCCCATGATCGCCGGGAGATTGCGCTCGAAAGGCGTCGTTCGGAAGTGCTCATCGATTTCGTGCGCGCCCGCCAGCATGGCGCGGAAGTTTTCCGGGCCAATGGCAATCATCGTCGAAAGGCCGATAGCCGACATCATGGAGTACCGCCCGCCGACCCAATCCCAGAATCCGAACATGTTCGCCGTGTCGATACCGAACTTTGAGACTTCGGCGGCGTTGGTGGAGACGGCGACGAAATGCTTCGCGACGGCCTTCTCGCCGCCGAGTTTGGCTAACGACCATTGTTTCGCGGTCTGGGCGTTGGTCATCGTCTCGAGCGTGGTGAAGGTTTTCGACGAGATGATGAAGAGTGTCTCTTCGGGATCGAGTCCGTGGGTGGCTTCGGCGAAGTCGGTGCCGTCGATGTTCGAGATGAAGCGGAAGTTGAGGTCGCGCTTGCTGTAATGGCGGAGAGCTTCGTAGGCCATGACGGGGCCAAGGTCGGAGCCGCCGATACCGATGTTGATCACGTTGCGGATGCGCTTGCCGCTGAAACCACGCCACTCGCCGTTGCGGATGCTCTCGGCGAATTTCGCCATGCGATCAAGGACTTCGTTGACTTCCTCTACGACGTTCTTGCCGTCGACGACGATGGATGCTCCGCGAGGCATGCGCAGGGCGACGTGAAGAACCGAACGATTCTCGCTGAAATTGATCTTGTCGCCGCGGAACATGGCGTCTATGCCCTCGCGGAGACCGCACTCATTCGCCAAAGCGACGAGCAGGCGCAAGGTTTTGTCCGTGACGCGGTTCTTGGAGTAATCGAGGAAGAGTCCGGCGGCCTCGGCCGTGAGATGCTCCCCGCGCTTGGGATCCTCGGCGAACAACTGGCGGAGAGTAACGTTCTTGACCTGTTCGAAATGAGAGCGGAGTGACTTCCATGCGGAAGTGTCGACAGGAGTTTGTAGTTGCAGGCCGGTCGGAGTGCTCATCGGTTCTCCATTATGAATGCGAAGGTATAGATGCTACTGCCATCGCGGGCCGATTCCAACTTTTGAAGGACAACCGCATATCCGAACAGCGGAACCGAATAGTCAACAGCAACGGCTCAACGTCCTATTCTTCGGTTTTCGCAGGAATGGATTAGGTCGTCGGAGCCGTTCATGAATGCGAGCCGAACGGCAGACACAACTCACTTCAGAGAAGCTGCATCCAACTTTTACGTATTTGCCCTAATCCCTTATAAAACGCAGGTTTACAGCAACGGGGGATGTCGGTTAATCTCATAAAACTTTCGGCAGATGACGCGCCCGCAAGGGTGGCCGTCGTGGGGAGCTGCCAGAATAGTTGTTCGTCAGGGTTGTTCGACCCGAATTCAAGGTACCAAACGATGATTAGAGAAACGCTCTTATGCGTCTGCTCGTGAACTGTCGTCAATTTACGGTTCTGGTGCTCGTGCTC
Protein-coding regions in this window:
- a CDS encoding ATPase domain-containing protein, with the translated sequence MADNDRLKTGVAGFDEVMNGGVPANYFYLLEGDPGAGKTTLALQFLFEGIRNGENVLYVTLSETKMELEAVARSHGWNLDQIPIYELFAERGQLSPDDHYTVFHPSDVELADTAKTVLSEVEKINPSRLVIDSLAELRMLAREPIIYRRQILAFKHHFEGRRCTVLLLDDRTGRSADMQLHSIVHGVITMEKIAREYGVTRRRLEATKMRGMQVREGFHDYVIRKGGLRVFPRLEASQHGKKFKIEPVPSGVRELDDLLGGGIDRGTSTLLVGPAGCGKSTVALQFAAATSNRGERVCFFTFEESQQTFMERAQGLKINLSAPLRENVLEVQQLDPAVLSPGEFVENVRSAVEERNARMVIIDSLNGFLQAMPGEDFLTIQLHELLTFLNQQGVVTLMVLAQTGIVGAAMQSPVDVSYLADAILLLRYYEAYGEVRQAISVVKKRSGRHERTIRELQLGSNGIRVGEPLRNFQGVLAGTPTFLGGTARDAAAD
- a CDS encoding PKD domain-containing protein, yielding MLYRRTALLGVILVLLAFISGCGKSSGSGGAPSIASLSVSKVTVGSQATTITVTGANFTKSSVVNFNGTALTTTYTSPTQVSATIPASSLTTAGTFGVTVTDGGRTSNSVNFTVSSAAPTISSLNPGNVTAGSAGFVLTVTGSGFNPTSTINWNGNAISTTYLDSSQLNADIPASLVASSASVPITVTTGSSGTSTAQNFLINAPVPVLTGINPTTVYAGSGDITLTVNGSHFLPNSTVQLGGSSRTTVFISSSQLTASITAADLASVGTPAVTVVNSAPQGGTSNPVQLNIVTRPANQPPVANAGLDETVAVGSTVNLSGYGSSDGNGSPLTFQWTMASAPSGSTATLSNASSPTPSFVADVAGNYLVQLVVRNGTATSAPAIVTISTVNSMPVANAGFNQTAKIGVTIQLDGTHSTDFDGNHLTYKWTLVSPSGSSAALSSTTSPQPTFVVDKAGTYQADLIVNDGIVDSHISRVYIDTSNSAPIANAGRNQAVQVGATAHLDGSASSDFEGDPLTYSWAITSAPAGSSAGLSNANSIRPTFVADKAGTYLVQLIVNDGTVNSVASTMTVSTVNTPPVASAGRDRTVTTGSDVLLDGSASTDANGNALSYRWALIARPSGSTATLSSAASVQPSFTADVAGTYVAQLIVNDGTANSAPSTVTISTTNSAPVANAGPGQTVAAGATVQLDGSGSTDVDGNALQFYWALLSKPAGSAAVLSDPTVPNPVFVADKAGDYVAQLMVNDGHFYSSASTVTISTSPVAPIANAGKPQHATVGGAVQLDGSGSFDPGGGTLSYAWALVSKPAGSTAALSSSTGQKPSFTADIAGDYVAELFVSNGIVTSAPATVLVSTVYAPPSASAGSNQSVNVGSAANLDASGSSSPEGYSLTYKWSLIGLPLGSTAALNDPTSQTPSFTLDKRGTYIAQVIVNDGHSDSAPRTVIITSSNRAPVANAGPDQSPSVGSTVTLDGTGSTDPDGYGLTYQWRFTSIPNGSTATLAGATTSKPTFAADLQGTYTVELVVSDGLLTSTPDTVNITVGPNTNISFSPSPLDMNGNSTATLILTLGQTAGSGGVTVNLTSSNTSVATVPASVTVSSGSSTTSVTVTSVSAAGSTTITGTASGYTTGSVTVNVTVNSMTVPNITVGKDLQGSAAVTFGVVTGASTDITVTTTDTSKILLSNSATAKGSDTVKVTAAAGSKTSPSFFVQALTDTGTATLTIKASGYLDTTATVTLAPSGFIIRNGTSDTLNTSVFAADSTLTVLPAYLDPTTKNVLGTETLRGGMSSQTIKLTNSDKTVGTISTSSISLGAGTPYATLTFHPLATGTTNITVTEPSGFTTPANFQVMKVNVGNATVTMNPLTVGKDLQGVDTIYLGDPAPSPDGVDVTITSSDPSKVVVSSDPVTAGAATTTVHVNGGTRGLPQFYVQALASSGTVTLTASGTNLTDGTTTITLAPSGFVIVNSGINSGSTGDSTVTLATAVLNSSLVPTGTSQGVRPGAAPVNLGITSSNTGVATVTSPISFAANVASATSTFHPVSGGTTTVAIQTPSGFSTPTQYQSITANVGLPGMTTKTAFTIGKDLQQPNTVTLNTAPASPVAVTVTSNSTAVAVLSTDPASAGTGSLTFNNITGSTPNFYIQGISIGSTTLTVSAPGYADTTIHVTVNPSGFIMDTGSFNANVNDTKTVNIAPAVLDSTTLNYIGLQPLRGGVSASVGLTSSNTAVGTITTPVAFASNQSVGSATFHALADGETTLATVAPAGFSTPMTYGSITASVGLPGLTTNTQVTVGKDLQQSNTVTLSTTPTTPVDVTIASSSTSVATVSTDPTVAGTGTVTFSSISSTTPNFYIQGISQGTTTLTVTATGYATTTINVTVNPSGFIITSADFNAITGSDTPVGVASALLDANSNFLVVQPVRGGISIQVPMSSDNTSAGTITTPVTLSSSQSAGSATFHAVAVGTTHVNVGTPTGYNTPTSRTSVTATVQ
- the pgi gene encoding glucose-6-phosphate isomerase; this translates as MSTPTGLQLQTPVDTSAWKSLRSHFEQVKNVTLRQLFAEDPKRGEHLTAEAAGLFLDYSKNRVTDKTLRLLVALANECGLREGIDAMFRGDKINFSENRSVLHVALRMPRGASIVVDGKNVVEEVNEVLDRMAKFAESIRNGEWRGFSGKRIRNVINIGIGGSDLGPVMAYEALRHYSKRDLNFRFISNIDGTDFAEATHGLDPEETLFIISSKTFTTLETMTNAQTAKQWSLAKLGGEKAVAKHFVAVSTNAAEVSKFGIDTANMFGFWDWVGGRYSMMSAIGLSTMIAIGPENFRAMLAGAHEIDEHFRTTPFERNLPAIMGLLAVWYSDFFGSETVAVLPYDQYLKRFPAYLQQLTMESNGKHVTRGGARVTYETGAIYWGEPGTNGQHSFYQLIHQGTRLIPCDFIGFAQSLNPLGEHHDLLMANIFAQAEALAFGKTPDQVKAEGTPDWLVPHRTFEGNRPSNVILTERLTPTTLGKLVALYEHSVFTQGMVWCIDSFDQWGVELGKVLAKNIYPELAAAQEPPLKHDSSTNALIRRYRNMKGK